Proteins encoded in a region of the Mesoflavibacter profundi genome:
- a CDS encoding TonB-dependent receptor — MKGNKYITILVFLFSLTCFAQQNTIALIDFIKATETKFDVKFSYANQDVEGVLITTPKTELDLNQTIDYLNSNTSLEFKTLDNRYVTVSNSIKKETICGYIFNAKDKQPLFGATISVVGKNTGVISDENGYFILENINKENSINISYLGFKTQSLKAFALLKQQGCNPIYLDESAETLNQIIITKFLTNGLKKLKDGSLILSTTNFGVLPGLTEPDVLQSIQVLPGIESSNESIANINVRGGTNDQNLMLWDGIKMYHSGHFFGLISAYNPNLTNKVIVTKNGTSSQYSDGVSSTINMLTKDELSGLFSGNVGANLISADAFFNIPITKKLELLISGRRAYTDAFKTPTYNNYFNRSFQDSDINTNQNIENSSTNSEFFFYDYSAKLLFDLNSNHKFRANIIGIKNNLDYAETITDNNNQSNRKSSVLSQDNLGFGANWDANWSSKFNTKLSAFYSQYNVNASDLRESTNQLLQQANEVLETGIKLTSNYKLSNHLNLLNGYEFNEIGILNQTLVNAPAYERTKKDVLLKHAAFTEAEFNKNNTYFRLGVRANYFQKFDKLLIEPRLNIRQQLSTKFALKLEGEFKNQSATQIVDFQDDFLGVENRRWILANNSSLPVSTSKQATFGINYKQNNFYVDVTGFYKHVNGITASNQGFHNNFQYINATGAYTANGIEFLINKTAKQYSAWISYTYSTNNYDFESFNPSTFPNNVDIRHSVSVAGNYSVLDNLELSVGANWHSGLPYTKPIEDNPTVQTGNDFFVNYDAPNAQQLPSFFRLDASLNYQPNWFNAVKTSIRIGVRNVTNQKNIINRYYKVNPDDNTNVIEINNTSLPITPNASLRISF, encoded by the coding sequence ATGAAGGGAAATAAATACATAACTATTTTAGTTTTTTTATTTAGTTTAACGTGTTTTGCTCAACAAAACACAATTGCTTTAATAGATTTTATAAAAGCTACCGAAACTAAATTTGATGTAAAATTCTCTTATGCCAATCAAGATGTAGAAGGTGTTTTAATAACAACACCAAAAACCGAATTAGATCTTAATCAAACTATAGATTACCTAAATTCTAATACCAGTTTAGAGTTTAAAACTTTAGATAATAGATACGTAACTGTTTCAAATTCAATAAAAAAAGAAACCATTTGCGGTTATATTTTTAACGCTAAAGACAAACAACCACTTTTTGGAGCAACCATTAGTGTTGTTGGTAAAAACACTGGAGTAATTTCAGATGAAAATGGTTATTTCATTTTAGAAAACATCAATAAAGAAAATAGCATAAACATCTCTTATTTAGGATTTAAAACGCAATCTTTAAAAGCGTTTGCGTTATTAAAACAACAAGGTTGTAATCCAATTTATTTAGATGAAAGTGCAGAAACCTTAAACCAAATAATAATCACCAAATTTTTAACCAACGGATTAAAAAAATTAAAAGATGGTAGCTTAATTTTAAGCACTACCAATTTTGGTGTATTACCTGGATTAACAGAGCCTGATGTTTTACAATCCATACAAGTCTTACCTGGAATAGAAAGTAGTAACGAAAGCATTGCTAACATTAACGTTCGTGGTGGAACAAACGACCAAAACTTAATGCTTTGGGACGGAATAAAAATGTACCATTCTGGTCATTTTTTTGGATTAATTTCTGCTTATAACCCTAACTTAACCAATAAAGTTATTGTTACAAAAAATGGTACAAGTAGCCAATATAGCGATGGTGTTTCTAGTACGATTAACATGCTTACAAAAGATGAATTGTCAGGACTATTTTCTGGAAATGTTGGTGCAAACCTTATTAGCGCAGATGCGTTTTTTAATATTCCTATTACCAAAAAACTAGAACTTTTAATCTCTGGTAGACGTGCATATACAGATGCATTTAAAACGCCAACTTATAACAATTATTTTAACAGAAGTTTTCAAGACAGTGATATTAATACCAATCAAAATATTGAAAACAGCTCGACAAATTCAGAATTTTTCTTTTATGATTATTCGGCAAAACTGTTATTCGATTTAAATAGTAACCATAAATTTAGAGCCAATATTATTGGGATAAAAAACAATTTAGATTATGCTGAAACTATTACAGATAATAACAATCAAAGTAATAGAAAATCTAGTGTTCTATCTCAAGACAATTTAGGATTTGGCGCCAATTGGGACGCCAATTGGTCAAGCAAATTTAACACCAAACTGTCTGCTTTTTACAGTCAGTATAATGTAAATGCATCGGATTTACGTGAGTCTACCAACCAACTATTACAACAAGCTAACGAGGTTTTAGAAACCGGTATAAAACTTACTTCTAATTACAAATTAAGTAACCACCTAAACCTTTTAAATGGCTACGAGTTTAATGAAATTGGAATCCTTAATCAAACCTTAGTTAATGCACCAGCATACGAGCGTACAAAAAAAGATGTTTTATTAAAACATGCTGCTTTTACAGAAGCCGAATTTAATAAAAACAACACCTATTTTAGACTTGGTGTTAGAGCTAATTATTTTCAAAAGTTTGATAAACTTTTAATTGAACCTAGATTAAATATTAGACAGCAACTGTCTACTAAATTTGCTTTAAAATTAGAAGGTGAATTTAAAAACCAATCGGCAACACAAATAGTCGATTTTCAAGACGATTTTTTAGGCGTAGAAAATAGACGTTGGATTTTAGCCAACAACAGTAGTTTACCAGTTTCTACTAGTAAACAAGCTACGTTTGGAATTAATTACAAACAAAACAATTTTTATGTAGATGTTACAGGTTTTTATAAACATGTAAACGGGATTACTGCTAGTAATCAAGGATTTCACAACAACTTTCAATATATAAATGCAACTGGAGCATATACCGCTAACGGAATTGAATTTTTAATTAACAAAACCGCAAAACAATATAGTGCTTGGATAAGTTATACATATAGTACGAATAATTATGATTTTGAAAGTTTTAATCCGTCAACATTTCCTAATAATGTAGATATAAGACATTCTGTTTCTGTTGCTGGTAATTATTCTGTTTTAGATAATTTAGAACTATCTGTTGGAGCAAATTGGCATAGTGGATTGCCATATACTAAACCTATTGAAGATAATCCTACAGTACAAACAGGTAATGATTTTTTTGTTAATTACGATGCGCCAAATGCGCAACAACTTCCTTCATTTTTTAGATTAGATGCTTCTTTAAATTATCAGCCAAATTGGTTTAATGCAGTTAAAACATCTATTAGAATTGGTGTAAGAAATGTGACTAACCAGAAAAACATTATTAATAGATACTACAAAGTTAATCCAGATGACAACACTAATGTTATCGAAATTAATAATACATCTTTACCTATTACACCTAACGCCAGTTTAAGAATTAGTTTTTAA
- the argS gene encoding arginine--tRNA ligase, with the protein MSLQHTLTAKIKDAVSTIYDAKLETVEFQATRKEFPGDITVVVFSMLRVVKGNPVQIGESIGNYLVENVNEVQGFNVVKGFLNLEISASYFVDFFNTIKDETTYGFNNAFAENDAVMVEYSSPNTNKPLHLGHIRNNLLGYSVAEILKASGKKVYKTQIINDRGIHICKSMLAWQKFGNNETPETTGLKGDKLVGNYYVKFDQEYKKEIETLKAAGKTEDEAKKEAPILVEAQEMLKKWEAGDEDVVALWSKMNGWVYDGFDVTYKNLGVDFDKLYYESKTYLLGKEFVSEGLKSGVFYKREDGSVWCDLTEDGLDEKIVLRADGTAVYMTQDIGTAIQRIKDFPDVGGMVYTVGNEQDYHFQVLFLILKKLGFDWAKNLYHLSYGMVDLPSGKMKSREGTVVDADDLIADMATTAKTISEELGKLDGYTQDEKEELYKTIGLGALKYYILKVDPKKRILFDPKESIDFQGNTGPFIQYTYARIQSILRKSDVDTSVKLDANEVDLHEKERELIKQLQLFPDTVQQAATQHSPALIANYTYDLVKAFNSFYQNVSILGADTKNEIIFRVQLSNTVAKTIKNAFSLLGINVPERM; encoded by the coding sequence ATGAGTTTACAACATACATTAACAGCAAAAATTAAAGATGCTGTATCTACTATTTATGATGCTAAATTAGAAACGGTAGAATTTCAAGCAACACGAAAAGAATTTCCAGGAGATATAACAGTTGTAGTATTTTCTATGTTACGCGTTGTTAAAGGTAATCCAGTGCAAATTGGAGAATCTATAGGTAATTATTTAGTAGAAAATGTAAACGAAGTCCAAGGTTTTAACGTTGTAAAAGGCTTTTTAAATTTAGAAATTAGCGCATCGTATTTTGTAGACTTTTTTAATACAATAAAAGATGAAACTACTTACGGTTTTAATAACGCTTTCGCGGAAAACGACGCCGTAATGGTAGAGTATTCTTCGCCTAACACAAATAAACCACTTCACTTAGGTCACATACGTAATAACCTTTTAGGGTATAGTGTTGCCGAAATTTTAAAAGCTTCTGGTAAAAAGGTTTATAAAACACAAATTATAAACGATAGAGGAATACACATTTGTAAAAGTATGTTAGCTTGGCAAAAGTTTGGAAACAACGAAACGCCAGAAACTACAGGCTTAAAAGGCGATAAGTTAGTCGGGAATTATTACGTTAAGTTTGATCAAGAGTATAAAAAAGAAATCGAAACTCTAAAAGCAGCAGGTAAAACAGAAGACGAAGCAAAAAAAGAAGCTCCAATTTTAGTTGAAGCTCAAGAGATGCTAAAAAAATGGGAAGCAGGAGATGAAGATGTAGTTGCTCTTTGGAGTAAAATGAATGGTTGGGTTTACGATGGTTTTGATGTAACCTATAAAAATCTTGGTGTAGACTTTGATAAATTATATTACGAAAGCAAAACTTATCTTTTAGGAAAAGAATTTGTTAGCGAAGGACTAAAATCTGGTGTATTTTATAAACGTGAAGATGGCTCTGTTTGGTGCGATTTAACCGAAGATGGTCTAGACGAGAAAATTGTACTTCGTGCAGATGGTACAGCAGTTTATATGACTCAAGACATTGGAACTGCAATACAACGTATAAAGGATTTTCCTGATGTTGGCGGTATGGTTTATACCGTTGGTAACGAGCAAGATTACCATTTTCAAGTTCTGTTTTTAATCCTTAAAAAATTAGGATTTGATTGGGCTAAAAACCTATACCATTTAAGTTACGGTATGGTAGATTTACCATCTGGAAAAATGAAAAGTCGTGAAGGTACAGTTGTAGATGCAGACGATTTAATTGCAGATATGGCAACTACCGCCAAAACAATTTCAGAAGAATTAGGAAAATTAGATGGTTATACTCAAGACGAAAAAGAAGAACTTTATAAAACTATCGGTCTTGGTGCATTAAAGTATTATATCTTAAAAGTAGATCCTAAAAAACGAATCCTTTTTGATCCTAAAGAGTCTATAGATTTCCAAGGAAATACTGGTCCGTTTATTCAATATACATATGCAAGAATTCAGTCTATACTTCGTAAATCTGATGTAGATACTTCAGTGAAACTAGATGCAAATGAAGTAGATTTACACGAAAAAGAACGCGAATTAATTAAACAACTACAATTATTTCCTGATACGGTACAACAAGCAGCAACGCAACATAGTCCTGCTTTAATTGCAAATTATACTTACGATTTAGTAAAAGCGTTTAACAGCTTTTATCAAAATGTATCTATTTTAGGTGCAGATACTAAAAACGAAATTATTTTTAGAGTTCAGTTATCTAATACTGTAGCAAAGACCATAAAAAATGCGTTTAGCTTGTTAGGTATTAATGTGCCTGAACGAATGTAA
- a CDS encoding tetratricopeptide repeat-containing sensor histidine kinase, with amino-acid sequence MKRLLVLFLVLLIGYFGFSQNEKLDSLTIQLAYQNPDSSKVNTSVKIIELLFKDNNFSKALQFIQQSEKLARDINYKKGLADIIFYKAKIYQKNGNTTKAINTYKNSKLLFTDIKDTLSVAKVNSNLGVLEIEKGHYKEGLAYAMSSINELEKRQKYNELSSIYKSLANAYQQSGDLDKAITYNLKRLNVDNQTNNIDRLIETNKTLADIYVIKNNYTQAISYYESALGYANMDNVTLRAQILPYLGDAYLKKEDYKTSAKYLVEAIKLNRNLQKNREMAIALNALGELNLLQNRLKTAEEQLLEAANLGRIENDDQTLMYNYKLMKTLDSTKGNFENAFVWQREYHKLKDKLDKEKASVLPVIIEEPIEEVVDTLTPTQQELLPVNTVSKDKFDRFKLIFYALLAAFAVVLTFFVLFSLKRNNRLKYTRELEAKNKKIELQNEAILEQSKHLENINKVKDKLFSIVSHDLKDSLTSTKGFIDLLKDGQLSQDEFHSLLPELSENANNASLLLFNLLNWSKSQMQSLEPKPSLFDIQEVFADKVKLIDQKLEAKGIKLIDNTLRDFIYADKSMVEIVIQNILANAVKFCDKGDSISISNQISNGNAILSVADTGVGIQKEDQEKLFGSNTFTTRGTQKEKGTGLGLTICKELVELNNGKIWVESTPKIGSTFYVELPKNKVENPGET; translated from the coding sequence ATGAAGAGACTATTAGTCCTATTTCTTGTGCTATTAATTGGATACTTCGGTTTTTCTCAAAACGAAAAGCTGGACAGCCTTACTATTCAATTAGCTTATCAAAATCCTGACTCTTCTAAAGTAAACACATCTGTAAAAATTATCGAATTATTATTTAAAGATAATAACTTTAGTAAGGCCTTACAATTTATACAGCAAAGTGAAAAACTTGCTAGAGATATAAACTACAAAAAAGGTCTTGCCGATATCATTTTTTATAAGGCAAAAATCTATCAAAAAAATGGCAATACAACCAAAGCCATTAACACGTACAAAAACTCTAAACTACTATTTACAGACATTAAAGACACTTTATCTGTTGCTAAAGTAAATAGTAATCTTGGTGTTTTAGAGATTGAAAAAGGACATTATAAAGAAGGTTTAGCTTACGCAATGTCTTCTATTAACGAACTTGAAAAAAGACAGAAATATAACGAGTTATCTAGCATATACAAGAGCCTAGCCAACGCTTATCAACAATCTGGAGATTTAGACAAAGCCATAACTTACAATTTAAAACGACTAAATGTAGATAACCAAACCAATAACATAGATCGTTTGATAGAAACCAATAAAACTTTAGCCGATATTTATGTTATTAAAAATAACTATACACAAGCTATTAGTTATTATGAAAGTGCTTTAGGTTATGCGAACATGGATAATGTTACACTTAGAGCTCAAATATTACCTTATTTAGGTGATGCTTATCTAAAAAAAGAAGATTATAAAACTTCTGCTAAATATCTTGTAGAAGCTATTAAGCTTAATAGAAATCTTCAAAAAAATCGCGAAATGGCGATTGCATTAAATGCTTTAGGCGAATTAAACTTGCTACAAAACAGATTAAAAACTGCTGAAGAACAATTACTAGAAGCTGCAAATTTAGGTAGAATTGAAAATGATGATCAAACATTAATGTATAATTACAAATTAATGAAAACCTTAGATTCTACTAAAGGTAATTTTGAAAATGCATTTGTTTGGCAAAGAGAATATCACAAACTTAAAGATAAATTAGATAAAGAAAAGGCTAGTGTATTACCTGTAATTATTGAAGAACCTATTGAAGAAGTTGTAGATACACTAACTCCAACACAACAAGAACTATTACCTGTAAACACAGTAAGCAAAGACAAATTTGACCGCTTTAAATTAATTTTTTATGCCTTATTAGCCGCATTTGCTGTTGTCTTAACTTTCTTTGTTTTATTCTCTTTAAAACGAAATAACAGATTAAAGTACACTAGAGAATTAGAGGCTAAAAACAAAAAAATAGAATTACAAAACGAAGCTATTTTAGAACAAAGTAAACACCTTGAAAACATTAATAAAGTAAAAGACAAACTGTTTTCTATAGTGTCGCATGATTTAAAAGACTCTTTAACATCTACAAAGGGTTTTATAGATTTATTAAAAGATGGTCAATTAAGCCAAGACGAGTTTCATAGTTTATTACCTGAATTAAGTGAAAATGCTAATAACGCCTCGTTGTTGTTATTTAACTTATTAAATTGGTCTAAATCCCAAATGCAATCTTTAGAGCCTAAACCTAGTTTATTTGACATACAAGAGGTTTTTGCTGATAAAGTAAAATTAATTGACCAAAAGCTTGAAGCTAAAGGCATTAAACTAATAGATAATACCTTAAGAGATTTTATTTATGCAGATAAAAGTATGGTAGAAATTGTTATACAAAACATACTTGCTAATGCTGTTAAATTTTGTGATAAAGGAGATAGCATTTCTATATCCAATCAAATTAGTAATGGCAATGCTATTTTAAGCGTTGCAGATACTGGCGTAGGCATACAAAAAGAAGATCAAGAAAAACTTTTTGGAAGCAATACCTTTACTACTAGAGGAACACAAAAAGAAAAAGGTACTGGTTTAGGACTGACTATTTGTAAAGAATTAGTCGAACTTAATAATGGTAAAATCTGGGTTGAAAGTACACCAAAAATAGGCAGCACTTTTTATGTAGAGCTGCCTAAAAATAAAGTTGAGAATCCTGGTGAGACATGA
- the ctlX gene encoding citrulline utilization hydrolase CtlX, protein MKQTTNTILMIRPVNFRMNEQTAINNYFQEEIDLKNAEINAKAQEEFDAFVEKLRAVGVNVIVENDDVTLDTPDSIFPNNWVSFHENGDVALYPMFAENRRRERREEVINRLEKEGFTINNIVDYTSAEDEGVFLEGTGSLLLDRVNRKAYCALSPRADESLFIEFCEDFEFTPVVFTANQTVEGKRLPIYHTNVMMCLAETFAVICLDTIDDKKERKNVVKHLEQDGKQIIKITEAQMHQFAGNMLQVRSEDDKLYLVMSQSAHDSLTTEQIKKIEAHCPIVSSSLETIETCGGGSARCMMAEVFLPKV, encoded by the coding sequence ATGAAACAAACAACAAATACAATATTAATGATTCGTCCAGTTAATTTTAGGATGAATGAACAAACTGCAATTAACAACTACTTTCAAGAAGAAATAGATTTAAAAAATGCTGAAATTAATGCTAAAGCTCAAGAAGAATTTGATGCATTTGTAGAAAAATTAAGAGCAGTTGGTGTAAATGTAATTGTAGAAAATGATGATGTAACATTAGATACTCCAGATTCTATATTTCCAAATAATTGGGTAAGTTTTCATGAAAATGGTGACGTAGCTTTATATCCTATGTTTGCTGAAAATAGAAGAAGAGAACGAAGAGAAGAAGTTATAAACCGATTAGAAAAAGAAGGGTTTACAATAAATAATATTGTAGATTATACTTCTGCCGAAGATGAAGGCGTTTTTTTAGAAGGAACAGGAAGTTTATTATTAGATAGAGTAAATAGAAAGGCTTATTGTGCATTGTCGCCAAGAGCAGACGAAAGTTTGTTTATAGAATTTTGTGAAGATTTTGAATTTACTCCAGTAGTATTTACAGCAAATCAAACCGTAGAAGGAAAGCGTTTACCAATTTACCACACAAATGTAATGATGTGTTTAGCCGAAACTTTTGCAGTAATTTGTCTAGATACTATAGATGATAAAAAAGAACGCAAAAATGTAGTAAAACATCTTGAACAAGATGGAAAACAAATTATAAAAATTACCGAAGCACAAATGCATCAATTTGCAGGAAACATGCTTCAAGTTAGAAGTGAAGATGATAAATTATATTTAGTAATGAGTCAATCTGCTCACGACAGTTTAACAACAGAACAAATTAAAAAGATAGAGGCACATTGCCCAATAGTTTCTAGTAGTTTAGAAACTATAGAGACTTGTGGTGGCGGAAGTGCGAGGTGTATGATGGCTGAGGTATTTCTACCGAAGGTGTAG
- a CDS encoding thioredoxin family protein, with amino-acid sequence MALTPSNSFPIKTLAPEFSLLDTVSDQTLNLQQLKGEKATVIMFICNHCPYVIHVNNKIVELANTYKSKGVSFIAISSNDVENYPQDAPDKMKDVAKQNKYPFPYLYDPTQEVAKAYDAACTPDFYVFDKDLKSTYHGRLDASRPGNDIDLTGEDLDQAIQAVLNNKQPLQQQLPSMGCNIKWK; translated from the coding sequence ATGGCGTTAACACCATCTAATTCATTTCCAATTAAGACTTTAGCTCCAGAATTCTCTTTATTGGATACAGTGTCAGATCAAACTTTAAATCTTCAGCAATTAAAAGGAGAAAAAGCAACAGTAATTATGTTTATCTGTAACCATTGTCCTTATGTGATTCATGTAAACAATAAAATAGTAGAATTAGCTAATACATATAAAAGTAAAGGCGTTTCTTTTATTGCAATAAGTAGTAACGACGTAGAAAATTATCCACAAGATGCTCCCGATAAAATGAAAGACGTTGCTAAGCAGAATAAATATCCTTTTCCGTATTTATATGATCCAACTCAAGAAGTAGCTAAAGCTTATGATGCAGCTTGTACACCAGATTTTTATGTGTTTGATAAAGATTTAAAATCTACATACCATGGTAGATTAGATGCATCTAGACCAGGTAACGATATTGATTTAACTGGAGAAGATCTTGATCAAGCGATACAAGCGGTATTAAACAATAAACAACCATTACAACAACAGTTGCCATCTATGGGATGTAATATAAAATGGAAATAA
- a CDS encoding SDR family NAD(P)-dependent oxidoreductase: MKNIIITGTSRGIGFELVQIFAQKGFNVLALSRNEQPVVDLNLQNVTSFSFDLSNEDDYHKVEDFIKANWQQVDVLINNAGALLNKPFAETSISDFEYVYKTNVFGVAEMTRIVIPHMTKSSHVVTISSMGGVQGSMKFPGLAAYSSSKGAVITLTELLAEEYKETGPSFNVLALGAVQTEMLEEAFPGYVAPTTAKEMAEYIADFSLNGQKYYNGKLLQVSNSTP; this comes from the coding sequence ATGAAAAACATAATAATAACAGGAACAAGTCGCGGTATTGGTTTTGAATTAGTTCAAATCTTTGCCCAAAAAGGTTTTAACGTATTAGCGTTATCTAGAAACGAGCAACCTGTTGTTGATCTTAATTTGCAAAACGTAACCTCTTTTTCGTTTGATTTAAGTAATGAAGACGATTATCATAAAGTTGAAGATTTTATAAAAGCTAATTGGCAACAAGTTGATGTGCTTATTAATAATGCTGGTGCTTTATTAAACAAACCATTTGCAGAAACATCTATATCTGATTTTGAATACGTGTATAAAACCAACGTTTTTGGTGTTGCTGAAATGACAAGAATCGTAATTCCTCATATGACTAAATCAAGTCATGTGGTTACAATAAGTTCTATGGGTGGAGTACAAGGAAGTATGAAATTTCCTGGTTTAGCTGCCTACAGTTCTAGTAAAGGCGCTGTTATTACTTTAACCGAATTATTAGCTGAAGAATATAAAGAAACAGGACCAAGTTTTAATGTCTTGGCTTTAGGAGCAGTACAAACCGAGATGTTAGAAGAAGCGTTTCCTGGTTATGTTGCACCAACAACTGCTAAAGAAATGGCAGAATATATAGCCGATTTTTCTTTAAACGGACAAAAATATTATAACGGTAAACTATTGCAAGTATCTAATTCAACACCGTAA
- a CDS encoding pyruvate dehydrogenase complex dihydrolipoamide acetyltransferase, with product MAEVINMPRLSDTMEEGTVATWLKKVGDKVEEGDILAEIETDKATMEFESFHEGTLLHIGVHEGETTKVDELLAIIGEEGEDISDLLDGKSSAKEETKSEDQTEEKEDTTKDDTTSNDDSTESASEELPEGVTVVTMPRLSDTMEEGTVATWLKNVGDAVEEGDILAEIETDKATMEFESFQSGTLLHIGLEEGQSAKVDALLAILGPEGTDVSGVAKNFKAGGEASAKKEEAPKKESKPEPKKETPKQDTKTESKPVAQPTQTASGGRIFVSPLAKKMADEKGINLSQVKGSGENGRIVKRDIENFTPAAQSAQVGKFVPSGQEDFDEVPNSQMRKAIAKNLAKSKFSAPHYYLNVEFDMDNAIAFRTQYNSIPDTKISFNDMVVKACALALKQHPQVNSQWFDDKMKLNNHVHIGVAVAVEDGLLVPVVKFANEQSLPQIGAAVKDFAGRARNKKLTLDEMEGSTFTISNLGMFGIESFTSIINQPNSAILSVGAIVQKPVVKNGQIVPGNTMKLTLACDHRTVDGATGAQFLQTLKGYIENPVTMLV from the coding sequence ATGGCAGAAGTAATAAACATGCCTCGTTTGAGTGACACCATGGAAGAAGGAACTGTCGCAACTTGGTTAAAAAAAGTAGGCGATAAAGTTGAAGAAGGTGATATTTTAGCAGAAATTGAAACCGATAAAGCAACAATGGAGTTTGAGTCTTTTCACGAAGGAACATTATTACATATTGGTGTTCACGAAGGAGAAACTACTAAAGTAGACGAGCTTTTAGCTATTATTGGTGAAGAAGGTGAAGATATTTCAGATTTATTAGACGGAAAATCTTCTGCTAAAGAAGAAACAAAGTCTGAAGATCAAACTGAAGAAAAAGAAGATACTACTAAAGACGATACAACTTCTAATGATGATTCAACTGAAAGTGCTTCAGAAGAATTACCAGAAGGTGTTACAGTAGTAACAATGCCTCGATTAAGTGATACAATGGAAGAAGGTACTGTTGCAACTTGGCTAAAAAATGTTGGTGACGCAGTAGAAGAAGGAGATATCTTAGCAGAAATTGAAACTGATAAAGCGACAATGGAGTTTGAATCGTTTCAATCAGGAACATTATTACACATTGGTTTAGAAGAAGGACAATCTGCAAAAGTAGATGCTTTATTAGCTATTTTAGGACCTGAAGGAACAGATGTTTCAGGTGTTGCTAAAAACTTTAAAGCTGGAGGAGAAGCATCAGCTAAAAAAGAAGAAGCTCCTAAAAAAGAATCTAAACCAGAGCCTAAAAAAGAAACGCCAAAACAAGACACTAAAACAGAATCTAAACCTGTTGCTCAGCCAACTCAAACTGCTTCTGGCGGACGCATTTTTGTATCGCCATTAGCGAAGAAAATGGCAGACGAAAAAGGAATTAACTTATCTCAAGTTAAAGGTTCTGGAGAAAATGGTCGTATTGTAAAGCGTGATATAGAAAACTTTACGCCAGCAGCACAATCTGCTCAAGTTGGTAAGTTTGTACCTTCAGGTCAAGAAGATTTTGATGAAGTGCCAAACAGCCAAATGCGTAAAGCTATTGCTAAAAACTTAGCTAAATCTAAGTTTTCTGCACCACATTATTACTTAAATGTAGAGTTTGATATGGACAATGCTATTGCATTCCGTACACAATACAACTCTATACCAGATACAAAAATTTCATTTAACGATATGGTTGTTAAAGCTTGTGCATTAGCATTAAAGCAACATCCACAAGTTAACTCACAGTGGTTTGACGATAAGATGAAATTAAACAATCACGTACACATTGGTGTAGCAGTAGCTGTAGAAGATGGTTTACTAGTGCCAGTTGTTAAGTTTGCTAACGAGCAATCATTACCACAAATTGGTGCAGCAGTAAAAGATTTTGCAGGTAGAGCTAGAAATAAAAAATTAACTTTAGATGAGATGGAAGGAAGCACATTCACCATTTCTAATTTAGGTATGTTTGGAATAGAAAGCTTTACGTCTATTATTAATCAACCTAACTCTGCAATTTTATCTGTTGGAGCAATCGTACAAAAACCAGTTGTTAAAAACGGTCAAATCGTTCCAGGTAACACAATGAAACTAACTTTAGCGTGTGACCACAGAACAGTTGATGGTGCTACAGGAGCACAATTCCTTCAAACATTAAAAGGATATATAGAAAATCCTGTAACAATGCTAGTTTAA